GTATACTTTCAATGTAACGGGTGGTTTTAAGGGGAAAGACACCTTTCCGCACTTTACCGTTTATAAGGATAGAGCAGCTTTTGAGTCGGTAACAAAAAGAGTGGGAAATCAAGCGTTTGTGCAAGATTTCTTTAAAGTATTCGATGCGGAGATCATTACGTTCAACACAACTTTAAAGTAACCCTAAAATTAACCCTTTCGGCATGCAAGAAGCAATTCCTACATCAACACAAGTCATTTTAAATGACATGTATAATTTGGCAAAATACGACGGCGTAAAAGTGGCCAAGGCTTTGGCAAAAAGTATCATAACCAAAGTAACGCCTGCGGATGTAGGAACTGCTTACTTGTCCATTTCGCAAGAGCAAGGCGAATACCTATACCATTTGATTTGCGAAAGGAACTTCAAAAATATAGTGGAGTTTGGGACTTCTTTTGGAATTTCAACCCTGTACTTGGCGGAAGGCGTGCAACAGACGGGGGGGAGTGTTACCACCACAGAGATAATCCCTGAAAAATGCAGGCAAGCCAGGAACACCTTCAAAAAAGCTGGTTTGGAGAACTACATTTCGCTTTGGGAAGGCGATGCTTTAGAAACCCTAAAGCAGGTCAATCAACCCATTGATTTGCTCCTGTTAGACGGCTGGAAGAATTTGTATTTGCCCGTTTTTCGATTGCTACAACCATTATTTCATAAAAACACCATGATTTTTGTAGACAACACCAACATGAAAGGAGTAAAGACATTCCTGAAAGAAGTAGAGAAAGAAACGGAAAAGTACAAGTTTGAAAAGCTGGATTTCGACAAAGGAAATACGGTTTTGATTACAGTAAAATGAGTAACAACGACTTTTTATCTGCTACTCATACACTAACCACTGAAGTCCTGATAAACCAACTGAAAACCGCAATTTTCTTCATCAGGTTGCAAGACTGGTGATTTTTGGGGAGATTGGGTTTACACATTAATCAGGCCTGGTTTAGCAACATAGAAAAGTAAAAATGAGAGCACTCACCACGATTTTGATTTCGCTGATTTCAATTTCCATTCAGGCGCAGACATTTGATGAATGGATCAGCCTTGGTGAAAAACGCTACGATGAAAAGGCGTATGCCGAATCAGCAAAAGAATATACGAAGGCGTTTGAGGCTGGAGATGGGAATGCAATGCAATATTATAATGCTGCCTGTTCCTGGGCTTTAGCGGGCGATACTGTTCAATCGCTTAATTATCTCAACCTGTCGGCAGATAAAGGCTGGAACAACCTGGACCATATAAAAAAAGATAAAGATCTCGCAAGTCTGCATACCATTCAGGGTTGGGATAAGGTTTTGGAAAAAGTTCAGGCCAACCTGGATGCGTACGAAAAAGACTTTGACAAACCCTTAAAACTGCAACTGGAAAAAATTTATGTCCGGGATCAAACCTTGCGACAACTTTATCAGGATGCTGAGGAAAAATTCGGTAGAGAATCCGATCAAATGAAATACTTCTGGAAACTCGTTTCCGAACAAGACAGCCTGAACGAAATCGAAGTAATACAAATCATCGAAGAAAGAGGCTGGGTAGGCAAAAGTCTGGTGGGCGGGCAGGCAAATATGACACTTTGGTTAGTGATTCAGCACGCCCCGTTAGAAACACAGGAAAAATATTTGCCATTGCTCAAAGAATCCGTGCTGAAGGGAGAGTCGCAGGGCAGCCATTTAGCGTTGCTGGAGGATAGAATTTTGATGCGCAACGGAAAACCGCAAACCTACGGTTCACAGATAATTACCGATACAAAGACCGGTAAACAAATCGTCTATGAAATAAGGGAACCAGAGTATGTCAATCAAAGAAGAAAGGCAGTAGGGCTGGGGCCAATCGAAGATTATGTAAAACGCTGGGGAATCGAATGGACGATCGGGCAAAAATTTGATTGAGGAGAAAAGTAAAAGATGATTTTTTCATGAAAATC
The DNA window shown above is from Bacteroidia bacterium and carries:
- a CDS encoding class I SAM-dependent methyltransferase, translating into MQEAIPTSTQVILNDMYNLAKYDGVKVAKALAKSIITKVTPADVGTAYLSISQEQGEYLYHLICERNFKNIVEFGTSFGISTLYLAEGVQQTGGSVTTTEIIPEKCRQARNTFKKAGLENYISLWEGDALETLKQVNQPIDLLLLDGWKNLYLPVFRLLQPLFHKNTMIFVDNTNMKGVKTFLKEVEKETEKYKFEKLDFDKGNTVLITVK
- a CDS encoding DUF6624 domain-containing protein yields the protein MRALTTILISLISISIQAQTFDEWISLGEKRYDEKAYAESAKEYTKAFEAGDGNAMQYYNAACSWALAGDTVQSLNYLNLSADKGWNNLDHIKKDKDLASLHTIQGWDKVLEKVQANLDAYEKDFDKPLKLQLEKIYVRDQTLRQLYQDAEEKFGRESDQMKYFWKLVSEQDSLNEIEVIQIIEERGWVGKSLVGGQANMTLWLVIQHAPLETQEKYLPLLKESVLKGESQGSHLALLEDRILMRNGKPQTYGSQIITDTKTGKQIVYEIREPEYVNQRRKAVGLGPIEDYVKRWGIEWTIGQKFD